GATTTTAGAGTGGAAGATGTTGAGCTTGGTGGACAAGGTGCGCCTTTAGTGCCTATTGGCGATCAATTATTGTTTCCTGAATACGATTTTTGCTTAAACCTTGGTGGTTTTGCTAATATTTCTACCCAAATAAAAACGGAACGTATCGCTTATGATATTTGTCCGGTTAATATTGTGCTTAATATTTATGCGCAAAAATTAGGTTTTAATTATGACGATGGCGGAAAAATTGCAGCATCGGGTCATTATATGTCCGATTTAGGTAGTCAGCTTAATCATTTAGAGTTTTATAAAGAAACTCCTCCAAAATCTTTAGGCTTAGAATGGGTTAATAAAAATGTACTCCCCTTAATTGAAGCATCTCAAGCTAGTGAAAAAGATATTTTGCGTACATGTTCTGACCATATAGCAGAGCAAATATCGAATGTAATAAAGTCTGGAGCAAGAGTTTTGGTGACGGGTGGTGGTGCTTATAACGATTATATTATTTCGAAAATTAACTCTAATATTGGAGCCGAAATTATTATTCCGAATGCCGATTTAGTGGAGTTTAAAGAGGCGTTAATTTTTGGTTTTTTAGGCATCTTAAAACTTCGGAATGAAGTGAATTGCTTACAATCGGTTACCGGAGCATCAAAAAACCATAGTTCTGGAAGAATTTATTCATAAAATAACGAAAATTTAATCTCACAAGATTTCTAGTTTTTTTATATTTGTTACTTATCATTAATAATTTAAAATTTTAAATAAAATGAATCAACTTTAGCTACAGATATCGAAGAATTACTCGTAGAGCGTAAGCTAAAAAGAATATAATTTATTGAAATTTTAAAACATACAAATTAATGAAAGCATTACTAAAAAAGTACGAAGATAAAGCACCCGAAATAGTATTTAACTGGAAAGACTCTGAAACCGAAGCAGAAGGTTGGGTTGTAATAAACTCATTGCGAGGTGGAGCAGCCGGTGGGGGAACACGAATGAGAAAAGGGTTGGATATGAACGAGGTATTGTCTTTGGCAAAAACCATGGAAATTAAATTCACCGTTTCTGGTCCTGCAATTGGAGGAGCCAAATCGGGAATTAATTTCGATCCAAAAGATCCAAGAAAAAAAGGTGTTTTAACGTTGGTACGCTGTCGTTTCTCCTTTACTTAAAAGTTATTATGGAACAGGAGGCGATTTAAATGTAGATGAAATACATGAAGTTATTCCAATAACCGAGCAAAGTGGTGTTTGGCATCCACAAGAAGGTGTTTTTAACGGACACTTTAAACCTACGGAAGCTGATAAAATAAATAGAATAGGACAATTAAGACAGGGTGTAATTAAGGTTATTGAAAATCCAGATTTTTCACCAAGTGTCTCAAAAAAATATACCATAGCCGACATGATTACTGGTTTTGGCGTTGCCGAAGCTGTAAAACAATACTACACTATTTACGGTGGATCGGTAAAAGGAAAACGTGCTGTAATTCAGGGTTTTGGGAATGTAGGAGCGGCAGCTGCATTTTATTTATCTCAAATGGGTGCAAAAGTGGTTGGAATTATCGATATTGCAGGTGGTTTAATTAATGAAGAAGGTTTTACTTTTGAAGAGATAACAAAGTTGTTTTTAGCTAAAACAGGGAACACCCTAGAGGCCGAGAATTTAATACCTTTTGAGACTATAAATCAAGACATTTGGAAGTTACAAACTGAGATATTCGCACCTTGTGCAGCATCACGATTAATCACTCAAAATCAAATTGATGAGATGATAAATAGTGGGTTGGAGGTGATTTCTTGTGGGGCTAATGTTCCTTTTGCAGATAAGGAAATATTTTTCGGTTCCATTATGGAGCATACCGATAGTCGAGTAAGTTTAATACCCGATTTTATTTCTAACTGTGGAATGGCACGAGTGTTTGCTTATTTTATGGAGCGTCGTGTACAAATGACAGATGAGGCTATTTTTAATGATACCTCTGATAAAATTAGAGAAGCGATAGAAAAAGTATATTTAAAAAATAAATCTAAAACAGAAATAAGCGCAACAGCTTTCGAGCTTGCGCTAAGTCAATTAATCTAAAAGAAAATCAATTTTAATATTTAATATGGAAGCAGCAATTATTTTAGTATTTGTTTTTGGCTATTTAGCTATAACAATGGAGCATAGTATCAAAATAGATAAATTAATACCAGCGTTAGTCATGATGGCTATTTGTTGGGCTTTAATTGCTTTGGGGCTAGATGGGTTTACTCAGTGGTTCGATTCTGCTAACCATAGCTTAATGGAAAATTTTGGAGGTTTACCTTTAAATGATGTTTTAGATGAAAGTGGTCATGTGGTGACTTCTGGTAAAATGAGTTTAATGGAAAACACATTGTTGCACCACTTAGGTAAAACTTGTGAGATTTTGGTTTTCCTTTTAGGGGCAATGACAATTGTTGAAATTATTGATTATTTCGATGGTTTTTCAACTATTAAAGATTTTATCAAAACAAAAAAGAAAAGTAAAATCCTTTGGATTTTTGCTATTCTAGCATTCATTTTATCTGCAATCATTGATAACTTAACGGCTACTATTGTATTAATTTCAATTCTTCAAAAAATTGTTAAAGATAGAAGTGTACGTATTTGGTATGCAGGTTTAATTATTATTGCTGCTAATGCTGGTGGTGCTTGGTCTCCAATTGGAGATGTAACAACCACTATGTTATGGATTGGTAAAAAAGTATCAACAGGGCATTTAGTTGGTTACCTATTATTACCATCATTTTTATGTATGGCGGTTCCAACGTTTATCGCATCATTCTTACCAGCGTTTCAAGGAGATTTAGATGTAGAAGAAGTTGTAGAGAAGCCAAAATCTAAATTTAGTGGTAAAATGCTTTACTTAGGTTTAGGTGCTATTGTATTTGTACCAATCTTTAAAATGGTTAC
The window above is part of the Algibacter sp. L3A6 genome. Proteins encoded here:
- a CDS encoding anhydro-N-acetylmuramic acid kinase, which translates into the protein MEKKEYHVVGVMSGTSLDGIDLVEAKFVFNGTWHFEIICAETISYSQAWHTKLKGLVDCSLETLKLIDVDYTVLLAEVIKTFISKNNIKNIDAVCSHGHTALHRPENKLTYQIGNKPVLAKLINEKVVCDFRVEDVELGGQGAPLVPIGDQLLFPEYDFCLNLGGFANISTQIKTERIAYDICPVNIVLNIYAQKLGFNYDDGGKIAASGHYMSDLGSQLNHLEFYKETPPKSLGLEWVNKNVLPLIEASQASEKDILRTCSDHIAEQISNVIKSGARVLVTGGGAYNDYIISKINSNIGAEIIIPNADLVEFKEALIFGFLGILKLRNEVNCLQSVTGASKNHSSGRIYS
- the nhaD gene encoding sodium:proton antiporter NhaD — its product is MEAAIILVFVFGYLAITMEHSIKIDKLIPALVMMAICWALIALGLDGFTQWFDSANHSLMENFGGLPLNDVLDESGHVVTSGKMSLMENTLLHHLGKTCEILVFLLGAMTIVEIIDYFDGFSTIKDFIKTKKKSKILWIFAILAFILSAIIDNLTATIVLISILQKIVKDRSVRIWYAGLIIIAANAGGAWSPIGDVTTTMLWIGKKVSTGHLVGYLLLPSFLCMAVPTFIASFLPAFQGDLDVEEVVEKPKSKFSGKMLYLGLGAIVFVPIFKMVTHLPPYVGMMLSLAVVAIFAEIYSNAKFSMTDHDSEESEAAAHHSPVHHSLSKIELPSILFFLGILMAVAALESLGILFNFAGSLQDSMPMLGTEIHPGGHEGVSDLVVLLLGVGSAVIDNVPLVAASLGMFHEPMDNELWHFIAYSAGTGGSMLIIGSAAGVVAMGMEKIDFFWYLKKIAWLALIGFLVGAVAFMFTRTLF